From the Pontiella agarivorans genome, one window contains:
- a CDS encoding response regulator transcription factor, translating into MIPINLWLVEDDAIYRRTLVRMLDSEDGLHCERIFPSCIELFETIALEKHPDLVLMDLGLPEMSGVDGIRKLAETAPDVAVVVLTVFKEKEKVIEALDAGAAGYLLKTSKSSDIVNGLRAVFMGGSVLSPPVAKLVLEELRKPVPSETFGLTGREIEVLGELAEGLSGKEIAAKLDIGIRTVEFHLGNIYRKLQVQSQTGAVAKALRSGII; encoded by the coding sequence ATGATTCCGATTAATCTATGGCTGGTTGAAGATGATGCGATATACCGGCGTACCCTTGTGCGTATGCTGGACAGTGAAGACGGGCTCCATTGTGAGCGGATTTTCCCATCATGCATCGAGTTGTTTGAAACCATCGCGCTTGAAAAGCATCCGGATCTGGTGCTGATGGATCTCGGTCTGCCGGAAATGAGCGGTGTAGACGGTATTCGTAAACTGGCCGAAACTGCTCCGGATGTGGCTGTTGTTGTGCTGACGGTTTTCAAAGAAAAAGAGAAAGTGATCGAAGCACTGGATGCGGGGGCCGCGGGGTATCTGCTGAAGACCTCAAAAAGTTCTGATATTGTCAACGGGCTGCGCGCTGTTTTCATGGGGGGATCTGTATTAAGCCCCCCGGTGGCCAAGCTGGTGTTGGAGGAACTGAGAAAGCCGGTGCCTTCTGAAACGTTTGGATTAACGGGGCGGGAAATTGAAGTGCTTGGTGAACTCGCCGAGGGACTGTCCGGCAAGGAAATCGCAGCAAAGCTGGATATCGGTATACGAACAGTGGAATTTCATCTGGGTAACATTTACCGCAAACTTCAGGTTCAATCACAAACCGGTGCCGTGGCGAAAGCGCTGCGTTCGGGGATCATTTAG
- a CDS encoding glycosyl hydrolase family 28-related protein, which translates to MKQIIAIAVAGLMTCLPAVQAEYTETMDPNGLTMNAGSDFGLKNDGAKVDQSATLQQAIDALAEKGGGRLIVPKGTYGFKSIKLRSNIHLLIEKDTVIKPDWPEGEKIVVFSIDAERPSGRNISEKDESAYIENVSIRGLGGPFIVDYSGNERSKGEGSRAVLAKMVKNFLIENMDIQDNYTTYCGITLAPLQTDTDISKWTVSRATDGTIRNCRIFNASPGYGLTQLHGAQSVHFENLYADGGVTLRMETGAIGPNTAIYDITGKNIVSENGRCAVMMGPHSAQNGLVQIEQVKSIGSSFAVMLGSGHVKKGQLKKYPDSKPGCFAEGSYVKDIHVVFGRKAQVKGQIIMEIPQAYYPDMNLRWENKFFEAPSIGAVRDGSEGAFDVRFENITMEGFRYNADKPILTKDDARPGSPWPELDKWKKKYGHASN; encoded by the coding sequence ATGAAACAAATCATAGCAATTGCTGTCGCGGGTTTGATGACCTGCCTTCCGGCCGTTCAGGCTGAATATACCGAGACCATGGATCCGAATGGATTGACAATGAATGCCGGGAGTGATTTCGGACTGAAGAACGATGGGGCAAAGGTTGATCAGAGTGCGACTTTGCAGCAGGCGATTGATGCGCTGGCGGAAAAGGGCGGCGGACGTCTGATCGTTCCGAAAGGGACGTATGGTTTCAAAAGTATTAAACTGCGGTCAAACATTCATCTGCTGATCGAGAAGGATACCGTGATCAAACCCGATTGGCCTGAAGGTGAGAAAATTGTGGTTTTCTCCATTGATGCAGAGCGTCCTTCCGGCAGAAATATTTCAGAGAAAGATGAATCGGCCTACATCGAAAACGTCAGTATTCGGGGACTTGGCGGACCGTTTATCGTCGACTATTCGGGAAATGAACGTTCTAAAGGTGAAGGTTCCCGGGCGGTGCTGGCGAAAATGGTGAAGAATTTTCTGATTGAAAATATGGATATTCAGGATAATTACACCACGTATTGCGGCATTACCCTTGCACCGTTGCAGACCGATACTGATATCTCGAAGTGGACTGTTTCCCGGGCAACCGACGGTACCATCCGCAATTGTCGCATTTTCAATGCGAGCCCCGGTTATGGTTTGACGCAGCTGCATGGCGCGCAATCGGTCCATTTTGAAAATCTGTATGCGGATGGCGGTGTAACCTTGCGTATGGAAACCGGAGCCATTGGTCCCAATACCGCAATTTATGATATTACGGGAAAAAATATTGTGAGTGAAAACGGGCGTTGTGCGGTGATGATGGGACCGCACAGTGCGCAGAACGGGTTGGTTCAGATTGAACAGGTGAAAAGTATCGGCAGCTCCTTCGCGGTGATGCTTGGATCGGGGCATGTTAAAAAAGGTCAGCTGAAAAAGTATCCGGATTCCAAACCTGGTTGTTTTGCCGAGGGCAGTTATGTGAAAGATATTCACGTGGTCTTCGGCAGGAAGGCTCAGGTGAAAGGCCAGATTATCATGGAGATTCCGCAAGCGTATTATCCGGATATGAACCTGCGCTGGGAGAATAAGTTTTTTGAGGCCCCTTCAATCGGTGCTGTCAGGGATGGTTCCGAGGGTGCATTTGATGTTCGCTTTGAAAACATCACGATGGAAGGTTTCAGGTACAATGCCGACAAGCCCATCCTTACAAAAGATGATGCTCGTCCGGGAAGCCCCTGGCCTGAACTGGATAAGTGGAAGAAAAAATACGGCCATGCTTCCAACTAG
- a CDS encoding sulfatase-like hydrolase/transferase produces the protein MNRRDYAKMMALGVASVAGSSLAGKATRPNLLIIHTDEHNFRTLGCYRNLLREDQAFVWGKGVKVDTPHIDRIANEGAICMNYYAASPVCSPSRASLMSGQYPITTGTWKNGIPMKDEVVTFAEVLRREGYATSYLGKWHLDGKGHPQFAPQRQFGWADNRFMWNGGHWKKMAQNADGSPRIGAVNHKGKPTGKVDGADEESFTTDWLTNRSLEILERDYQQPFCLMVSIPDPHSPNTVRKPYDTLFDNLAFEPPRTRKRMPAGTLPRWRSSENKNGGKVFDPKQMSGYFGMVKCIDDNVGRLLNFLEEKGIADNTVVVFTSDHGDMLYEHDQINKGQPFDGSSRIPFVIRYPKKIAAGKVIHKAYNNTDFAPTILGLMGASSLPNAQGSDCSADLLSTDQEIADDRISYMAEANGLWVATVSRKHKLIYSSKGEPFLFDLEKDPDELVNFYADPAYKTVLKTMHDALVKQMTIVQGPESKKTTVPAI, from the coding sequence ATGAACAGAAGAGACTACGCAAAAATGATGGCACTCGGTGTGGCTTCCGTTGCAGGAAGCTCATTGGCAGGAAAAGCCACGCGACCCAACCTGCTGATTATTCATACGGATGAGCACAACTTCCGTACATTGGGGTGCTATCGCAATTTGCTGCGTGAAGATCAGGCTTTTGTTTGGGGTAAGGGGGTGAAAGTTGATACGCCGCATATTGACCGCATTGCGAATGAAGGAGCAATCTGCATGAACTATTATGCTGCGTCGCCGGTTTGCTCTCCATCGCGTGCATCGCTTATGTCGGGCCAGTATCCAATCACGACCGGGACGTGGAAAAACGGTATTCCAATGAAAGATGAAGTGGTGACGTTTGCCGAAGTGCTGCGCCGTGAAGGCTATGCCACGTCCTACTTGGGTAAGTGGCACCTCGACGGCAAAGGCCATCCGCAGTTTGCGCCGCAGCGCCAGTTCGGCTGGGCGGATAACCGTTTTATGTGGAACGGAGGGCATTGGAAAAAAATGGCGCAGAATGCGGATGGTTCACCGCGGATCGGAGCCGTCAATCACAAAGGAAAGCCGACCGGCAAGGTAGACGGCGCGGATGAAGAATCATTTACGACCGACTGGCTCACAAACCGCTCACTTGAAATTCTGGAGCGGGATTATCAGCAACCCTTCTGTCTCATGGTTTCCATTCCGGATCCGCACAGCCCGAATACGGTCCGTAAACCCTACGACACGCTGTTTGATAATCTGGCCTTTGAGCCGCCGCGTACACGGAAGAGGATGCCGGCGGGGACGCTTCCCAGGTGGCGTTCTTCTGAAAATAAGAACGGGGGAAAAGTTTTTGATCCTAAGCAGATGAGCGGTTATTTCGGGATGGTGAAATGCATTGATGACAATGTCGGACGGCTGCTGAATTTTCTCGAAGAGAAAGGAATTGCCGACAACACCGTGGTGGTCTTTACCTCCGACCATGGTGATATGCTTTATGAACATGATCAGATTAATAAAGGACAGCCTTTTGATGGTTCCTCCCGTATTCCTTTTGTGATCCGCTATCCGAAAAAAATAGCGGCGGGCAAGGTTATTCATAAGGCCTATAATAACACTGATTTTGCACCGACCATACTGGGCCTGATGGGGGCATCATCTCTGCCGAATGCACAGGGGTCCGATTGTTCGGCGGATTTGTTAAGCACGGATCAGGAAATTGCTGACGACCGCATTTCCTATATGGCGGAAGCCAATGGGTTGTGGGTGGCAACCGTCAGCCGGAAACATAAACTGATCTATTCCTCGAAAGGTGAACCGTTCCTGTTCGACCTCGAAAAGGATCCGGACGAGTTAGTTAACTTTTATGCCGATCCTGCATACAAGACCGTCCTGAAAACGATGCATGATGCTCTGGTGAAACAGATGACTATTGTACAGGGGCCGGAAAGTAAAAAGACAACCGTCCCGGCGATTTAA
- a CDS encoding arylsulfatase, whose translation MKNIVLGTLLIASLSAGAGSLKGSRPNIIFVMTDDQGNNLSGMGQTKVETPNIDKFAEQSLRFTNYYVSPNCAPTRAALMSGVHEFRAGVTATHKEQEYMALDLTTFPQLLQDAGYETGIFGKWHLGNTDAYLPGNRGFSEVLIHGAGGIGQRERGVKITSYADFPPNQGEGKKAAYFDPVLLYNDTIVQTRGYCTDIFFHAALAWMRDLNAKKKPFFAYLSTNAPHSPLIAPEENLQRMKDRGMKKADVRMAMIENIDDNFGMLMEKLNAWNMLDNTIVIWTTDNGAPGGGVGYKTGKGTPYEGGVHVPMFWYWKGHLQEDADINALTAHFDLYPTFCEFAGADLSKTSQQLEGRSLLPLLENPAAKWAPRILQTQRGNIASEPEKSANKMWSVRTGRWRLVGKELYDVENDPYEAQDVAAQYPEVVEKLSKTHFEWYTTVMPYMINLNNKWEDELAPLERRYYEQEKTMGIPEWKPSDIDS comes from the coding sequence ATGAAGAATATAGTATTAGGGACCTTATTGATCGCATCTCTATCTGCCGGGGCGGGGTCGCTGAAGGGTTCCCGTCCGAATATCATTTTTGTAATGACAGATGATCAGGGAAATAATCTTTCCGGTATGGGGCAAACCAAAGTGGAAACGCCGAATATCGATAAGTTTGCAGAACAATCGCTGCGTTTCACGAACTATTATGTGAGCCCGAACTGCGCGCCAACCCGTGCGGCACTCATGAGTGGAGTTCATGAATTCCGGGCGGGCGTGACGGCCACGCATAAAGAACAGGAATATATGGCGTTGGATCTGACAACCTTTCCTCAACTCTTGCAGGATGCGGGATATGAAACCGGTATTTTCGGAAAATGGCATTTAGGAAACACGGATGCATATCTTCCCGGGAATCGGGGTTTTTCGGAAGTGCTGATACATGGCGCCGGCGGGATCGGTCAGCGCGAACGCGGCGTAAAAATTACCAGCTATGCGGACTTTCCTCCGAATCAGGGGGAGGGGAAGAAGGCCGCATATTTTGATCCGGTATTGCTGTATAACGATACCATTGTGCAGACCAGAGGCTACTGCACGGATATCTTTTTTCATGCTGCGCTGGCCTGGATGCGGGACTTGAATGCAAAGAAAAAACCGTTTTTTGCCTATCTCTCAACCAACGCTCCGCATTCACCCTTGATTGCTCCGGAGGAAAATCTGCAACGGATGAAAGACCGCGGAATGAAAAAAGCGGATGTGCGCATGGCGATGATTGAGAATATTGATGATAATTTCGGAATGCTTATGGAAAAGCTCAATGCCTGGAACATGCTCGACAATACGATTGTCATCTGGACCACAGACAATGGGGCTCCGGGCGGAGGGGTCGGCTATAAAACCGGAAAAGGAACGCCGTATGAAGGCGGCGTGCATGTGCCGATGTTCTGGTATTGGAAAGGGCACTTGCAGGAAGATGCCGATATTAATGCTTTGACCGCACATTTTGACCTCTACCCAACCTTCTGTGAATTTGCGGGAGCAGATCTGTCGAAAACATCACAGCAGCTGGAAGGCCGTTCGTTGCTGCCGTTGCTCGAAAATCCTGCTGCGAAATGGGCACCGCGTATTCTGCAGACGCAACGGGGCAATATTGCTTCCGAGCCGGAAAAATCGGCGAATAAAATGTGGTCGGTGCGGACAGGGCGGTGGCGCCTGGTCGGGAAAGAGCTGTATGATGTCGAAAATGATCCCTATGAGGCGCAGGATGTGGCTGCTCAGTATCCGGAGGTGGTTGAAAAACTCAGCAAAACCCACTTCGAATGGTATACGACGGTGATGCCCTACATGATTAATCTGAACAACAAGTGGGAAGATGAGCTGGCTCCGCTGGAACGCCGTTATTACGAACAGGAAAAAACGATGGGTATTCCGGAGTGGAAGCCGTCGGATATTGATTCCTGA
- a CDS encoding FAD-dependent oxidoreductase has product MNRRDMFKSSAVAASMVPIIGKASEDSGNPEERTTDNWFQVGTGQRGLPDRKETLTFDVAVLGGGIAGICAAVSAARNGAKTVLVQDRPVLGGNASSEMRVHLNGVTHLKPDNRAERETGVIEELLLHNRFNNKQESWPVWDHLLYDFVISEPNLELILNTQATEAVMNGSTIVAAKCWQLTTETQITIRAAQFIDCSGDGLLAATAGALYRSGREGKKEFGERYAPDEPDGWQMGATLLMHSEDMGKPMPFQAPSWAIPYEAEKSHPKRKFKGFQNGIWWMEVGSDGDIIGEQEEIRHKLMCYAYGVWDYIKNSGKVPEAENHALTWVQSLPGKRESRRFIGDYILHEGDLLNHTHFEDAVGYGGWSLDEHNPGGIENLKEPPSYFHEHFHKVYEIPYRSLYSKNITNLSFAGRNISQTHIALSSTRLMATCATMGMAVGTAAALCIQKKCNPRDIATRHINELQEQLLRDDAFIPHRPANDSRDLARKADLIAASSSVSGDAKLLTDGWSRDFEGVEHGWESHGLPAEVLLEWEEPVTLSRVEIKCDTNVKRNIMMRKDSMVSKNFWNDVPVELLKSLDVEARVNGQWVSVGSNDDNRKRLIKFNFDPIRTSGIRINLKETYGAVNAKLFEVRCYET; this is encoded by the coding sequence ATGAATAGACGAGATATGTTTAAATCGAGCGCAGTCGCGGCCAGTATGGTTCCCATCATTGGAAAAGCCTCGGAGGACTCGGGCAACCCGGAAGAGCGGACAACTGACAATTGGTTCCAGGTTGGAACAGGACAGCGTGGTCTGCCGGATCGCAAAGAAACGCTGACGTTTGATGTCGCTGTGCTTGGCGGCGGGATTGCGGGGATCTGTGCTGCGGTTTCCGCTGCGCGTAACGGCGCTAAAACTGTACTGGTGCAGGACCGCCCGGTGCTTGGCGGGAATGCTTCAAGCGAAATGCGGGTGCATCTCAACGGGGTCACACACCTGAAGCCCGATAATAGGGCGGAGCGTGAAACGGGCGTTATTGAAGAACTGCTGCTTCATAACCGTTTTAACAATAAACAGGAATCCTGGCCGGTTTGGGATCATCTGCTGTATGACTTTGTCATCAGTGAACCGAATCTTGAGCTGATCCTGAATACGCAGGCGACCGAAGCGGTTATGAACGGGAGCACTATTGTTGCGGCAAAATGCTGGCAGCTGACCACTGAAACCCAAATCACGATCCGCGCAGCACAGTTTATCGATTGTTCCGGGGATGGTTTGCTGGCCGCCACCGCAGGCGCGCTCTATCGATCCGGCCGCGAAGGAAAGAAGGAGTTCGGTGAAAGGTATGCGCCCGATGAGCCGGATGGATGGCAGATGGGGGCCACTCTGTTGATGCATTCTGAGGATATGGGGAAGCCGATGCCTTTTCAGGCACCCTCCTGGGCCATCCCTTACGAAGCGGAAAAATCGCATCCGAAACGTAAATTTAAAGGTTTTCAGAACGGCATCTGGTGGATGGAAGTCGGCAGCGACGGGGACATTATCGGTGAACAGGAAGAGATCCGGCATAAGCTGATGTGCTACGCCTACGGCGTCTGGGACTACATTAAAAACTCCGGTAAGGTGCCGGAAGCCGAAAACCATGCGCTGACCTGGGTTCAGTCGCTTCCGGGTAAACGGGAATCACGCCGTTTTATCGGTGACTATATTCTGCATGAAGGTGATCTGCTCAATCATACTCATTTTGAAGATGCAGTAGGATACGGCGGGTGGTCGCTGGATGAACATAATCCGGGCGGAATTGAAAACTTAAAAGAGCCCCCGAGTTATTTTCACGAGCATTTTCACAAGGTGTATGAGATTCCTTACCGCAGTCTCTATTCCAAAAATATCACCAATCTTTCGTTTGCGGGACGGAATATCAGCCAAACACATATTGCGCTTTCATCCACCCGCCTGATGGCCACCTGTGCAACCATGGGCATGGCGGTTGGAACTGCTGCAGCGCTGTGTATTCAGAAAAAATGCAATCCACGTGATATTGCAACCCGCCATATCAACGAGCTGCAGGAACAGCTGTTGCGCGATGATGCCTTTATTCCACACCGTCCGGCTAACGATTCCCGCGATCTGGCCCGTAAAGCAGATCTGATTGCGGCATCCTCCTCGGTGTCCGGCGATGCAAAACTGTTGACTGACGGATGGTCTCGCGACTTTGAAGGGGTTGAGCACGGCTGGGAATCGCACGGACTGCCTGCCGAAGTGCTCTTGGAGTGGGAAGAACCGGTTACGCTGTCGAGGGTGGAGATCAAATGCGACACGAATGTAAAACGCAATATCATGATGCGTAAGGATTCCATGGTGAGTAAGAACTTCTGGAACGATGTGCCGGTTGAATTACTGAAATCGCTGGATGTGGAAGCGCGTGTGAACGGGCAGTGGGTGAGCGTCGGAAGCAATGATGATAACCGGAAACGTTTAATCAAATTTAATTTCGACCCGATTCGTACATCCGGCATCCGAATCAACCTTAAAGAAACCTACGGTGCTGTTAATGCCAAACTGTTCGAAGTCCGGTGTTATGAGACGTAA
- a CDS encoding sensor histidine kinase, whose protein sequence is MDQLPQLTEQLQLEAYGYHGGYLPALDECPEKPRWTIEFSFWKRVSLTQVILVPAVDHRFGQLDSYGFPRRFRVLSVAQDGRTEVIQEWMHEDFPDPGRFPLVIDIPAERVNKIRIEVFRGAADGGREVFALDEFFGVRGVGTHNCTVRASSSLESPPYWGQKYLIDQRTSLGLPLDFRGRMDARSEHSDFSAVFDDVPESGGVVELDLGENRKLGWVTLYPAQPPEGIMIPGYGFPGSIRLEVVPETAAGERADPVEPKSSWEPVLPGNNIVHVHGAGCTGRWIRVYVDDFPFHDNKRTFAMGEIVVHRGKYTYSVQDINLEGFPAGVESTGHLLADGFSGGYPCMQLLDWIEKVELRNRLSLNLRELHAFRNALEMRYQNFWKRSIFGLLLLVTVIGVLSAMTEFLRRRRSAKRLRLHISSDLHDDVGSTLGSISMTAEQLEKMELGEPAGEILHDLSLMAREACASLREVIWVSDKTHTHLPELIQKLVERAERVLDGMKLDIDVPPEIPNLTVSLNTKRHFIMFYKEALHNCMRHAQASEVNIQITIDEEMLQIGICDNGCGFDTSGSFSGWGLNTMKKRAKELHGKVDIESRIGGGTKVMMNMPLKALSKEPIRAYKTSN, encoded by the coding sequence ATGGATCAACTGCCTCAGTTGACCGAGCAGCTCCAGTTAGAGGCGTATGGCTATCATGGCGGATATTTGCCGGCGCTGGATGAATGCCCTGAAAAGCCCCGGTGGACGATCGAGTTCAGCTTCTGGAAGCGTGTTTCTCTTACACAGGTTATCCTGGTTCCTGCGGTGGATCACCGTTTCGGTCAACTGGACAGCTATGGTTTTCCCCGCCGTTTTCGCGTGTTATCAGTTGCGCAGGATGGTCGCACTGAGGTGATTCAGGAATGGATGCATGAAGACTTCCCGGATCCCGGACGCTTTCCGCTGGTCATTGATATTCCGGCTGAAAGAGTGAATAAAATCCGTATTGAAGTTTTCCGGGGAGCTGCCGACGGAGGCCGGGAGGTTTTCGCTCTGGATGAATTTTTCGGTGTCAGAGGTGTGGGAACCCACAACTGTACTGTGAGGGCAAGTTCCAGTCTGGAGTCTCCGCCGTATTGGGGGCAAAAGTATCTGATTGATCAGCGAACCAGTCTGGGGCTTCCGCTCGATTTCAGGGGGAGGATGGACGCACGGTCTGAGCACAGCGATTTTTCGGCGGTTTTTGATGACGTGCCGGAAAGTGGCGGCGTGGTGGAACTCGATCTCGGTGAAAATCGAAAACTGGGGTGGGTGACTTTATATCCCGCCCAGCCGCCTGAAGGAATAATGATTCCCGGATATGGATTTCCCGGGAGCATTCGTCTGGAAGTGGTTCCCGAAACTGCAGCGGGCGAGCGAGCGGATCCCGTTGAGCCGAAAAGCAGTTGGGAGCCTGTTTTGCCGGGGAATAACATTGTGCATGTGCACGGGGCGGGCTGTACCGGAAGATGGATTCGCGTCTATGTTGATGACTTTCCGTTTCATGATAATAAACGGACGTTTGCTATGGGGGAGATCGTTGTTCATCGCGGGAAATATACCTATTCGGTTCAAGATATTAACCTTGAGGGATTTCCGGCCGGTGTTGAGAGCACCGGGCATCTGCTGGCCGATGGTTTTTCCGGCGGATATCCGTGCATGCAATTGCTGGATTGGATAGAAAAAGTTGAACTGCGCAACCGGCTTTCGCTGAACCTGAGAGAGCTTCATGCTTTCCGGAACGCCCTCGAGATGCGTTATCAAAATTTCTGGAAAAGAAGCATTTTCGGCCTGCTTTTACTGGTTACCGTTATTGGTGTGCTGAGTGCAATGACAGAGTTTTTACGGAGAAGGCGAAGTGCCAAACGGTTGCGGTTGCACATCAGCTCTGATCTGCATGACGACGTGGGGAGTACGCTCGGAAGTATTTCCATGACGGCGGAGCAACTGGAAAAAATGGAGTTGGGGGAGCCGGCCGGCGAAATCCTGCATGATCTTTCGCTGATGGCGAGGGAGGCGTGTGCCTCCTTGCGGGAGGTGATCTGGGTGTCGGATAAAACGCACACGCATCTGCCGGAGCTGATCCAGAAGCTGGTGGAGCGCGCAGAGCGTGTGCTCGACGGAATGAAACTGGATATCGATGTGCCGCCGGAAATTCCGAACCTTACGGTCTCATTAAATACGAAACGTCATTTCATTATGTTTTACAAAGAGGCGCTGCATAACTGTATGCGGCATGCGCAGGCCTCGGAGGTGAATATTCAAATCACAATTGATGAAGAAATGCTGCAGATTGGGATTTGTGATAATGGCTGCGGTTTTGATACTTCTGGTTCATTCAGCGGCTGGGGGTTGAACACCATGAAGAAACGGGCGAAAGAGCTGCACGGCAAAGTGGATATTGAGTCCCGGATCGGCGGAGGGACAAAGGTCATGATGAACATGCCGCTGAAGGCCTTGTCGAAGGAGCCGATACGGGCCTATAAAACGTCGAACTGA
- a CDS encoding Gfo/Idh/MocA family protein, giving the protein MCGFSAMPLEKIRVGIIGLGMRGKGAVKRLSHIKDVDIVALCDLRPEMVDRAQNILKGAGRPVAKTYSGNEAVWKDLVALDLDLVYIATPWRWHTPMCVHAMENGKHAATEVPAATSIEECWQLVETSEKTGKHCMMLENCCYDFFELQTLNMVRQGVFGELTHAEGAYIHTLCGLISRENGYQGMWRFHQNNAKNGNLYPTHGLGPIAQCLNINRGNQFKHLVSMSSKQAAFTAWATDNEKPEMASLDDYRGDMNTTLIKCAKGQTVMVQHDVSTPRPYSRIHLLQGTGGMARKYPEARIALGHKWQTAEQMKELEKKYRHPLSRTMGKIARKVGGHGGMDFIMDYRLIYCLKNGLPLDQDVYDAAAWSSIMPLSIKSVSRESEQVKVPDFTRGAWNYNKPLGIVDVDPEKLPVV; this is encoded by the coding sequence ATGTGTGGCTTTTCCGCAATGCCGTTGGAAAAAATCCGGGTTGGGATCATCGGACTGGGCATGCGCGGCAAGGGTGCGGTCAAGCGTCTTTCCCACATCAAAGATGTGGACATTGTTGCGCTTTGCGACCTTCGCCCGGAAATGGTTGACCGGGCACAGAATATCTTGAAGGGAGCCGGGCGCCCTGTTGCGAAAACCTATTCCGGTAACGAAGCAGTTTGGAAGGATCTTGTGGCACTTGATCTCGATCTCGTCTACATTGCCACACCGTGGCGCTGGCATACCCCGATGTGTGTTCATGCCATGGAAAACGGAAAGCATGCTGCAACTGAAGTTCCGGCAGCCACTTCCATCGAGGAGTGCTGGCAACTCGTTGAAACATCCGAGAAAACCGGTAAGCACTGCATGATGCTCGAAAACTGTTGCTACGACTTTTTCGAACTGCAGACGCTGAATATGGTGCGTCAGGGCGTTTTCGGCGAATTAACGCATGCAGAGGGCGCGTACATTCACACTCTGTGCGGTTTGATCTCTCGCGAGAATGGGTATCAGGGCATGTGGCGTTTTCACCAGAATAACGCCAAGAATGGCAATCTTTATCCCACGCACGGTTTAGGGCCCATTGCGCAGTGCCTGAATATTAATCGCGGAAACCAGTTTAAACACTTGGTCTCCATGTCGAGCAAGCAGGCGGCGTTTACGGCCTGGGCGACAGATAACGAGAAGCCGGAAATGGCCTCGTTGGATGATTATCGCGGGGATATGAACACGACGCTGATCAAGTGTGCCAAGGGGCAGACTGTGATGGTGCAGCACGATGTCAGCACACCGCGGCCTTATAGCCGCATCCATTTGCTGCAGGGGACTGGAGGCATGGCCCGGAAATATCCGGAAGCGCGTATTGCGCTGGGCCATAAATGGCAGACGGCCGAGCAAATGAAAGAGCTGGAGAAAAAATACCGGCACCCGCTTAGCCGGACCATGGGCAAAATTGCACGCAAGGTGGGGGGGCACGGCGGCATGGATTTTATCATGGACTATCGTCTGATCTATTGTCTCAAGAACGGCCTGCCGCTTGATCAGGATGTCTACGATGCAGCTGCCTGGAGCAGTATTATGCCTCTGAGCATCAAGTCTGTTTCCCGGGAGAGTGAGCAGGTCAAGGTGCCTGACTTTACGCGCGGTGCATGGAATTACAACAAACCGTTGGGCATCGTAGATGTTGATCCGGAAAAACTCCCGGTTGTGTAA